One genomic window of Natronorubrum halophilum includes the following:
- a CDS encoding NAD-dependent epimerase/dehydratase family protein translates to MRWPATADSRMTIRDAITRIDRSESSGIVIVDDENRLVGTTTDERLRRKLLDGVTPDTSVSAVVDENPIIVDANGAVRTVDGTADDHSSTRDDETIVAPVIDEDNRVIDVTGVDLSDTASRGTERDSASAETVLVVGGAGYLGSVLCRQLLDDGFDVRVLDPLLYGETGITDLASTDRFTLIEGDARSASTILHAIDGVDAVVHLGGIVGDPASEIDAEKTLEYNLHSTRLLASICKYHQINRFVFASTCSVYGRSVAESKRLSEEAQRNPVSLYARLKIQSERVLHDLADDHFSPTILRMATIYGHSPRMRFDLVGNILPVKAHSKDVIPVFGGDQYRPNVHVADAARAYVECLTAPIEDVADTVFNVGSNRQNYRIDELATIVADCFPEASIEYRDELTDERSYRVEFEKIRTELGFEPERTVRDHCLELREAFESDRYGDVTATRYNNYETLEQAPSFENTTTVLETCETTPEHSQEKLHPGGV, encoded by the coding sequence ATGAGATGGCCAGCCACAGCCGATTCGCGGATGACGATTCGTGACGCGATAACGCGGATCGATCGATCCGAGTCGAGTGGAATCGTTATCGTCGACGACGAGAACCGACTCGTTGGAACTACAACGGACGAACGACTCAGACGGAAGTTGCTTGACGGTGTCACGCCCGATACGTCGGTATCAGCCGTCGTCGACGAGAATCCGATTATCGTCGATGCGAACGGTGCCGTTCGGACGGTCGACGGGACAGCAGACGACCACAGTAGCACTCGAGACGATGAGACAATCGTCGCACCGGTGATCGACGAGGATAACCGTGTCATCGACGTTACGGGCGTCGACCTATCCGATACCGCGTCACGCGGGACCGAGCGGGATTCGGCCAGCGCCGAGACGGTTCTCGTCGTCGGCGGTGCGGGATATCTCGGCTCGGTGTTGTGCCGTCAGCTCCTCGACGACGGTTTCGATGTCCGTGTTCTCGATCCGCTGTTGTATGGCGAGACGGGAATCACCGATCTCGCGAGTACCGATCGATTCACGCTCATCGAGGGGGATGCCCGATCCGCCAGCACAATCCTCCATGCGATCGACGGCGTCGACGCCGTGGTTCACCTCGGCGGAATCGTCGGCGATCCGGCCTCCGAAATCGACGCGGAGAAAACCCTCGAGTACAACCTTCATTCGACACGGTTGTTGGCTTCGATCTGCAAGTACCACCAGATCAATCGCTTCGTCTTCGCCTCGACGTGTAGTGTCTACGGCCGATCGGTAGCCGAATCGAAGCGGCTTTCGGAGGAGGCCCAGCGTAATCCCGTTTCGCTGTACGCTCGTCTGAAGATTCAATCCGAACGCGTGCTCCATGACCTCGCCGACGATCACTTCTCGCCTACGATCCTTCGAATGGCGACGATCTATGGTCATTCACCGCGGATGCGGTTCGATCTCGTCGGCAACATCCTCCCCGTCAAAGCACACTCGAAAGACGTCATTCCGGTCTTTGGTGGCGACCAGTACCGACCGAACGTGCACGTCGCCGACGCTGCCCGGGCGTACGTCGAGTGTCTGACCGCCCCGATAGAAGACGTCGCCGATACCGTCTTCAACGTCGGCTCGAACCGGCAGAACTACCGAATCGACGAACTCGCAACCATCGTCGCTGACTGTTTTCCCGAGGCGTCGATCGAGTACCGCGACGAACTCACCGACGAACGGAGCTATCGCGTCGAGTTCGAGAAGATCCGAACGGAGCTCGGCTTCGAACCCGAACGAACGGTTCGCGACCACTGTCTCGAGTTGCGAGAGGCCTTCGAATCCGATCGCTACGGCGACGTCACCGCAACCAGGTACAACAACTACGAGACCCTCGAGCAGGCACCGAGCTTCGAAAACACGACTACCGTCCTCGAAACGTGCGAGACGACGCCCGAGCACTCACAAGAGAAACTCCACCCAGGCGGAGTGTAG
- a CDS encoding GNAT family N-acetyltransferase: MTGKPAIWLRKQFCGRGYSAERARDGRLAFERLSLDLVAVPVEDGNEKSRRAVETYVETNGGQYDGIIRNSTVRLGGDVVDHHRYTISREQYQGGQ; this comes from the coding sequence ATGACCGGGAAACCCGCGATCTGGCTACGGAAACAGTTCTGTGGCCGAGGATACTCCGCGGAGCGCGCACGCGATGGTCGACTCGCATTCGAGCGACTCTCGCTCGATCTCGTCGCGGTACCCGTAGAAGACGGGAACGAGAAATCACGGCGCGCCGTCGAAACGTACGTCGAAACGAACGGCGGCCAATACGACGGGATCATTCGGAACTCGACAGTTCGTCTCGGTGGAGACGTCGTCGATCATCACCGGTATACGATATCCAGAGAGCAGTACCAGGGAGGACAGTAG
- the wecB gene encoding non-hydrolyzing UDP-N-acetylglucosamine 2-epimerase, with amino-acid sequence MRVCSIVGARPQFIKAAVVSRELRSVGEEILIHTGQHYDEELSDVFFEELGIPEPDHNLGVKSDTHGRQTAKMIAAIEPIVEDTDPDVLLLYGDTNSTLAGAIVGSKCDVCVAHVEAGLRSYNREMPEEINRVLTDHASDLCFAPSERAVETLAGEGITDGVYWTGDVMYDNILAVRERVATQSTVLEDLGISADEFILATVHRQSNTDQRANLEAILDGLSSASLPVVFPAHPRTVAKLEEYGLWERAADDLEIIEPQGYLDFVRLLDTAERVVTDSGGVQKEAFFLETPCVTLREETEWTETVDCGWNELVGPNTDRIRNALQTDQEPNSNPYPYGDGSAGQRIVSILHQQFDATTPEPELESLTPN; translated from the coding sequence ATGCGGGTCTGTTCCATCGTCGGCGCTCGACCGCAGTTCATCAAGGCTGCGGTCGTTTCGCGGGAGCTCAGATCGGTCGGGGAAGAGATTCTGATCCACACCGGCCAACACTACGACGAGGAACTGTCGGACGTCTTCTTCGAGGAACTCGGCATTCCCGAACCCGACCACAATCTCGGCGTCAAATCGGACACTCACGGCCGCCAGACGGCGAAGATGATCGCGGCGATCGAACCCATCGTCGAGGACACCGACCCGGACGTGCTGTTGCTCTACGGCGACACGAACTCGACGCTGGCAGGGGCAATCGTCGGCTCGAAGTGTGACGTCTGCGTCGCACACGTCGAGGCGGGTCTCCGGAGTTACAACCGCGAGATGCCGGAAGAGATCAACCGCGTGCTGACGGATCACGCGTCGGATCTCTGTTTCGCCCCGAGCGAGCGCGCGGTCGAAACCCTCGCAGGCGAGGGGATCACGGACGGCGTTTACTGGACCGGCGACGTGATGTACGACAACATTCTGGCGGTCCGAGAGCGGGTCGCAACGCAGTCAACGGTCCTCGAGGATCTTGGGATTTCCGCGGACGAGTTCATCCTCGCCACCGTCCACCGACAGAGCAACACCGATCAGCGAGCGAACCTCGAGGCGATTCTCGACGGACTTTCGAGCGCATCGCTTCCGGTGGTGTTCCCCGCTCATCCACGAACCGTTGCCAAACTCGAGGAGTACGGACTCTGGGAGCGGGCGGCCGACGACCTCGAGATCATCGAGCCGCAGGGATATCTCGACTTCGTTCGGCTACTCGATACCGCCGAACGCGTCGTCACGGATTCCGGCGGCGTGCAAAAGGAGGCGTTCTTCCTCGAGACGCCCTGTGTTACGCTTCGGGAGGAGACCGAGTGGACGGAGACCGTCGACTGCGGCTGGAACGAACTCGTCGGCCCGAACACCGATCGCATTCGGAACGCTCTACAGACCGATCAGGAGCCGAATTCTAACCCCTATCCCTACGGAGATGGCTCAGCCGGCCAACGGATCGTCAGCATACTCCACCAACAGTTCGACGCGACCACTCCGGAACCGGAACTCGAGTCGCTGACGCCCAACTAA
- a CDS encoding DegT/DnrJ/EryC1/StrS family aminotransferase: MSTEIPLFEIPWDEDDVANAVDSITRGSYWANGPYIDRFESGLESYLGVDHAITVNSGTTALVAALTAHGVGEGDEVIVPSFTFIATANAVRLVGARPVFADIERETYGLDPECVTAKVSDETAAILPIHPYGCACQIDALVEIAADAGVPLIEDAAEAFGAEYRGQALGTFGDAAALSFCQNKILPTGEGGAIVTDDDDIARRVEQFRSHGRTSSEYFVSSDSGEYVGLGTNVRMSDLVASIGCAQLTKVDDHIERRRRVATQLSDGFADVEGVTPHTAAGRGNHVYQLYTVTLSETVDRETVIDTLSQRGIASKVYWDPCVHLTRAYREEYGYEPGAFPVTEAVMGRVLSLPIHPNLTGDEIDRITAGVSAGVERGRPRSAIDSELSEV; encoded by the coding sequence ATGAGTACTGAGATCCCATTGTTCGAGATTCCGTGGGATGAAGACGACGTCGCGAACGCCGTCGATTCGATCACGCGGGGTTCCTACTGGGCAAACGGGCCGTACATCGACCGATTCGAGAGCGGGCTCGAGTCGTACCTGGGCGTCGACCACGCGATCACCGTCAACTCGGGTACGACCGCACTGGTCGCTGCGTTGACGGCCCACGGCGTCGGTGAGGGTGACGAGGTAATCGTCCCCTCATTTACGTTCATCGCAACAGCGAACGCCGTTCGACTCGTCGGGGCACGACCGGTGTTTGCGGATATCGAACGCGAAACGTACGGGCTCGACCCCGAGTGCGTCACAGCGAAGGTAAGCGACGAGACGGCGGCGATCCTGCCGATCCACCCTTACGGCTGCGCGTGTCAGATCGACGCGCTCGTCGAGATCGCTGCCGACGCTGGTGTCCCGTTGATCGAGGACGCTGCCGAGGCCTTTGGAGCAGAGTATCGCGGTCAGGCGCTGGGGACCTTCGGCGACGCTGCCGCGCTCAGTTTCTGCCAGAACAAGATCCTGCCGACCGGCGAAGGCGGCGCGATCGTTACCGACGACGACGACATCGCACGCCGGGTCGAGCAGTTTCGGTCGCACGGCCGTACCTCGTCCGAGTACTTCGTCTCGAGCGACAGCGGAGAGTACGTCGGCCTCGGGACGAACGTCCGAATGTCGGATCTCGTCGCCAGCATCGGCTGTGCTCAGCTAACGAAGGTCGACGACCATATCGAACGTCGTCGACGCGTTGCAACGCAACTCTCCGACGGATTCGCCGACGTCGAAGGGGTCACACCGCATACTGCAGCCGGTCGCGGAAATCACGTGTACCAGCTCTATACGGTTACTCTCAGTGAAACAGTCGACAGAGAGACCGTTATCGACACCCTATCGCAGCGGGGAATCGCATCGAAAGTGTACTGGGACCCGTGCGTGCACCTTACGCGCGCCTACCGCGAGGAGTACGGTTACGAGCCCGGAGCGTTCCCCGTAACGGAAGCGGTCATGGGTCGAGTACTCTCGCTTCCGATCCATCCGAACCTGACCGGGGACGAGATCGATCGAATCACAGCCGGCGTCAGTGCTGGCGTCGAACGCGGCCGTCCGAGGAGTGCGATCGACTCGGAGCTCTCGGAGGTGTAA
- a CDS encoding tyrosine-type recombinase/integrase, translating to MTESDTDVAVVDAVDAYLQRKAVGDPDGAGAGTYASNAESILRRWADWLEREHGISSLFSLRVEHMRAYATELRARSDRGEYTASTAGTYYAVVRAFCSWCVRGGILESNPAATDEAESALPAAEKRPESEFWTATQRRRLETAVREHALEAATDLRDRDERCNRLREYAMVALLAHSSVRGSELFRVPDDERRAGATWEDVDFYTGTIRVLGKSQRLEDVPLPAPARTPLRRYRVVLDPPSNDWPLFPTRHAPSIARRVKTVLADRGHTDREIDALFADATASQLARERSIAPPTITTEGARSVLKRLCKEADIDVDGDYLTPRGVRGDHDETDRYRREATASKPVLRASVLEQALAVREPHPSIIDVGSSGSDDGSEDG from the coding sequence GTGACCGAATCCGACACGGATGTCGCCGTTGTCGACGCCGTCGACGCCTATCTTCAGCGGAAAGCTGTCGGCGATCCCGACGGGGCGGGAGCGGGCACCTACGCATCGAACGCCGAGTCGATCCTCCGGCGCTGGGCCGACTGGCTCGAGCGCGAACACGGGATCAGTTCGCTGTTTTCGCTTCGCGTCGAGCACATGCGCGCCTACGCCACCGAACTACGAGCACGGTCCGACCGCGGCGAGTACACGGCCTCGACCGCTGGGACGTACTACGCGGTTGTCCGAGCGTTTTGCTCGTGGTGCGTCCGCGGCGGCATTCTCGAGTCGAACCCGGCCGCGACCGACGAAGCCGAATCGGCGCTTCCGGCCGCCGAGAAACGCCCCGAAAGCGAGTTCTGGACGGCGACCCAGCGGCGACGCCTCGAGACGGCCGTTCGCGAGCATGCACTCGAAGCCGCGACCGACCTTCGCGACCGCGACGAACGGTGTAATCGCCTGCGGGAGTACGCCATGGTCGCGTTGCTCGCCCACTCGAGCGTTCGGGGCTCCGAACTGTTTCGGGTCCCTGACGACGAGCGACGGGCGGGAGCGACGTGGGAGGACGTCGACTTTTACACGGGAACGATCCGCGTCCTGGGGAAATCCCAGCGCCTCGAGGACGTACCGCTTCCGGCCCCGGCCCGGACGCCGCTGCGACGCTACCGGGTCGTTCTCGATCCGCCGTCGAACGACTGGCCGCTGTTTCCGACGCGACACGCCCCCTCGATCGCACGCCGCGTAAAGACCGTGCTGGCGGATCGCGGTCACACTGATAGGGAGATCGACGCGCTGTTCGCGGATGCGACGGCGAGCCAACTCGCCCGCGAACGATCGATCGCCCCGCCGACGATCACCACCGAAGGGGCCCGGTCGGTACTGAAACGACTCTGTAAGGAAGCGGACATCGACGTCGACGGCGACTACCTGACGCCGCGTGGCGTCCGCGGTGACCACGACGAGACGGATCGCTACCGGCGCGAAGCGACGGCCTCGAAACCGGTACTCCGCGCATCGGTGCTCGAGCAGGCGCTCGCGGTTCGAGAACCCCATCCGTCGATTATCGACGTCGGCTCGAGCGGATCCGACGACGGGTCGGAGGACGGCTGA
- a CDS encoding DUF7521 family protein encodes MSDVVRIDEAPLFELLTVASLFLVALIGTIIAYQAYRGYRRNDASSMLYLAVGLLLLTLCPFLINVTITTFLDFRQIVTVFLENVSRLLGLVAIMYSLYGRH; translated from the coding sequence ATGAGCGATGTCGTCCGAATCGACGAAGCGCCCCTGTTCGAACTCCTGACAGTCGCGAGTCTCTTTCTGGTCGCACTGATCGGGACGATTATCGCGTACCAGGCCTACCGAGGGTATCGCCGAAACGATGCGTCATCGATGCTCTACCTGGCAGTTGGCTTGCTCTTGCTCACGCTCTGTCCGTTCCTGATCAACGTGACGATCACAACGTTCCTCGACTTCAGACAGATCGTCACGGTATTTCTCGAGAACGTGAGCCGGCTACTCGGGTTAGTTGCGATAATGTACTCACTGTACGGCCGCCACTAG
- a CDS encoding carboxylesterase family protein — protein sequence MNDHISRRRFLGASAAVTGISLTSLGSFYSAAAASDEVHGFEASGIAGETAILPYRLFKPDDYRDGRQFPLVLTLHGAGKRGTNNKIQVYNNALIYSDSRVQSFQPTFVVSPQCPDGKSWVDVTGWNEGARPLREMTDPMATVVELLDDLIETYPIDPDRQHVAGYSMGGYGTWDLISRFPDRFEAATPMSGGGVPERAAELDDVRVWAFHGEDDPIVPVRGTREKIRAMQDAGLEPKYTEFTGVGHTADPALRTDGLAEWMLRDPETPPIAPQTGIDS from the coding sequence ATGAACGATCACATCTCACGCCGCCGGTTTCTTGGAGCCAGTGCAGCAGTTACAGGAATTTCTCTAACAAGTCTCGGGAGTTTTTATTCGGCGGCCGCCGCAAGCGATGAGGTCCACGGCTTCGAAGCGAGCGGGATAGCGGGCGAAACCGCGATACTTCCCTACCGACTATTCAAGCCCGACGACTATCGAGATGGCCGGCAGTTCCCGCTCGTACTTACTCTCCATGGAGCCGGGAAGCGCGGAACCAACAACAAAATCCAGGTCTATAACAACGCGCTGATCTACTCTGATAGCCGAGTTCAATCGTTCCAGCCGACGTTCGTCGTCTCGCCACAGTGTCCCGACGGGAAGTCGTGGGTCGACGTCACTGGTTGGAATGAAGGAGCTCGCCCGCTTCGAGAGATGACGGACCCGATGGCGACGGTAGTCGAATTGCTCGATGATCTCATCGAGACCTATCCGATTGACCCGGACCGGCAACATGTGGCTGGCTATTCGATGGGTGGGTACGGCACGTGGGATCTCATTTCGCGGTTCCCGGACCGGTTCGAGGCCGCAACGCCAATGTCGGGCGGTGGCGTCCCAGAACGCGCCGCAGAACTCGATGATGTCCGCGTGTGGGCGTTCCACGGCGAAGACGACCCGATAGTCCCCGTGAGAGGCACGCGAGAGAAGATCCGGGCCATGCAAGATGCCGGCCTCGAGCCCAAGTACACCGAGTTCACGGGTGTCGGACATACGGCGGATCCGGCACTCCGGACGGATGGACTCGCGGAATGGATGCTCCGAGATCCGGAAACGCCGCCAATCGCTCCACAGACGGGCATTGATAGCTAG
- a CDS encoding GNAT family N-acetyltransferase, with amino-acid sequence MPLFPETIETDRLDLEQLCHENVDALEYYHHCSHHQDSIAEVTRYLPWDAHETVTETKEYIDSLEEQWEAGTRAEYVIRPKEGEDGGGKIAGSGGLIVD; translated from the coding sequence ATGCCACTCTTTCCCGAAACAATAGAGACGGACCGTCTCGACTTGGAACAGCTATGCCACGAAAACGTCGACGCACTCGAGTACTACCACCATTGTTCACACCACCAAGACTCGATCGCCGAAGTGACGCGATATCTACCCTGGGACGCTCACGAGACGGTAACAGAAACGAAAGAGTACATCGACTCACTCGAAGAACAGTGGGAAGCGGGAACCAGAGCCGAATACGTAATTCGACCGAAGGAAGGCGAGGACGGGGGCGGCAAGATTGCTGGGTCGGGAGGACTCATCGTCGATTAG
- a CDS encoding universal stress protein — MHYLVGTVSVHTTAAICDYLDERATSDDTVTVVAVTPTADATARRDAQEALNVAPVRLTTVGTVDTERRTDAGDPAAELLEAASAVDADEIVITPYSGTSNTPKTVGSTARKLLENAPLPVVVVPGPDL, encoded by the coding sequence ATGCACTATCTTGTAGGTACGGTATCCGTTCACACGACGGCGGCAATCTGTGACTATCTCGACGAACGAGCGACGAGCGACGATACCGTAACCGTCGTGGCCGTCACGCCGACCGCGGATGCCACCGCACGGCGGGATGCACAGGAGGCGCTAAACGTCGCCCCCGTCAGACTCACGACCGTCGGCACCGTGGACACGGAACGTCGAACGGACGCCGGTGATCCGGCCGCGGAACTCCTCGAGGCCGCAAGCGCGGTCGATGCCGACGAAATCGTTATCACCCCGTACAGCGGCACCTCCAACACACCGAAAACTGTCGGTTCCACCGCACGAAAACTGCTCGAGAACGCACCGCTGCCGGTCGTCGTCGTTCCGGGTCCCGACCTGTGA
- a CDS encoding winged helix-turn-helix domain-containing protein yields MSEDTDLSTVLAVLDDEYAREILTHTSVEPMSASTLSDRCDASLPTIYRRLDRLKECHLVTEETELAPDGNHFSVYSANLDRLELSLEDGSFALELTYRDEDVADKFTRIWEGMR; encoded by the coding sequence GTGAGTGAGGATACTGATCTATCGACTGTGCTCGCAGTACTCGACGACGAGTACGCACGCGAGATCCTCACCCATACGAGCGTCGAACCCATGTCTGCCAGTACCCTGAGTGATCGGTGTGATGCCTCCCTCCCCACGATTTATCGACGGCTCGATCGTCTCAAGGAGTGCCATCTGGTCACCGAAGAAACGGAGCTCGCACCCGACGGAAACCATTTCAGCGTCTACAGCGCGAACCTCGACCGGCTCGAGCTATCCCTCGAGGACGGCTCGTTCGCCCTCGAGTTGACGTATCGCGACGAAGACGTCGCCGACAAGTTCACTCGCATTTGGGAGGGGATGCGATGA
- a CDS encoding tyrosine-type recombinase/integrase, which translates to MVPTDPGPNPEGHALETAIGDFLESGSKSGNYRDALERVLTHWRQHLEGRDVETVEQISKRNTARYAKYLSRRVDAGKKPGDEDDISASTAWTYYDYVSAFLSYCVRWEWLEENPAQKGIALDELPPRPTKTSGDQQFWSPKDRKALVRYVDRRAHRAVDEDGLDAFEELRDRALVYVLAYSGVRGGEILSDPRDDRRNGLRWGDVDLENNQLHVLGKSQQEDEEVQLPRQAHPPLERLEHALKPPSSEWPVFATSHAPSLYSNLPDEADPSAGEPLELHRQHGVVPPSLSTNGGRSVLKRLCEDAEIDVDGAYLKPHGARRGVGEAVYREHGAAAAQRVLRHADPRTTSQMYAHIEASELAEETSVVFENE; encoded by the coding sequence ATGGTGCCCACTGATCCAGGACCTAATCCCGAGGGACACGCCCTCGAGACCGCCATCGGCGATTTCCTCGAGTCGGGAAGCAAATCCGGGAACTATCGTGACGCCCTCGAGCGCGTACTGACACATTGGCGACAGCACCTCGAAGGTCGCGACGTCGAGACTGTTGAGCAGATCAGCAAGCGGAACACGGCCCGGTACGCGAAGTACCTCTCCCGCCGCGTCGACGCCGGGAAGAAACCGGGTGACGAGGATGACATCTCAGCCTCGACCGCGTGGACATACTACGACTACGTCTCTGCGTTCCTCTCGTACTGCGTACGTTGGGAATGGCTCGAGGAGAACCCTGCACAGAAAGGAATCGCGCTCGACGAGCTGCCGCCGCGACCGACGAAGACGAGCGGCGACCAGCAGTTCTGGTCGCCGAAGGATCGGAAGGCGCTGGTTCGGTACGTCGATCGGCGGGCACACCGGGCCGTCGACGAGGACGGACTCGACGCATTCGAGGAACTGCGCGATCGCGCGCTCGTGTACGTCCTCGCGTACTCCGGAGTTCGAGGTGGGGAAATCCTGAGCGATCCACGAGACGACCGCAGGAACGGCCTGCGATGGGGCGACGTCGACCTTGAAAACAACCAGCTACACGTCCTGGGGAAGAGTCAACAGGAGGACGAAGAGGTCCAGCTTCCGAGACAGGCACACCCGCCACTCGAGCGCCTCGAGCACGCACTGAAGCCGCCGTCCTCAGAGTGGCCGGTGTTCGCGACGAGTCACGCACCGTCGCTGTACAGCAACCTGCCGGACGAAGCCGACCCATCGGCGGGTGAACCCCTTGAGTTACACCGGCAACACGGTGTGGTTCCACCGTCTCTCTCGACGAACGGCGGTCGATCTGTCCTGAAGCGGCTGTGCGAAGACGCGGAGATCGACGTCGACGGAGCGTACCTGAAGCCCCACGGTGCGAGGCGCGGCGTCGGTGAAGCCGTCTACCGCGAGCACGGTGCGGCGGCAGCACAACGGGTGCTCCGACACGCCGACCCGCGGACGACCTCGCAGATGTACGCGCACATCGAAGCCAGCGAACTGGCCGAGGAGACATCCGTAGTGTTCGAAAACGAGTGA
- a CDS encoding DUF354 domain-containing protein, translated as MKCLIFNNTPAHVHLYKHAANHLEEQGHEVLVFARSDEFTETLLSYYGLPYETYGDRSESLHSLAWELPSHLYRIARRARQFDPDVIFGKGPYAAAAGLFSQTPAIAVLDSEPSLDHRIARPFVRAILTPNAFRKDLGDKHYRFDGVTESAYLHPDIFEPDPSVRDALGVDQDEPYVIVRFNAFNGHHDVGRKGFSLEERRQLLSTLSEYATVFVSDEGGKLSLDETAARSFDLHPARMHDALAEAKLLVADTQTMVTEAALLGTPAIRSNSFVGESDMGNFLELEEQGLIKNLRTFDEVLEQSQTLLADDSTAETWEQRRNAYVEDMDNLTELLCNIAVSCGGTQTKPVAGAATEVR; from the coding sequence ATGAAATGTTTAATATTCAATAATACACCCGCTCACGTCCATCTGTACAAGCATGCGGCCAATCACCTCGAGGAGCAAGGCCACGAGGTTCTCGTGTTCGCCAGAAGCGACGAGTTCACCGAAACCCTCCTCTCTTACTACGGCCTGCCCTACGAAACCTATGGCGATCGCAGCGAGTCGCTTCACTCCCTGGCGTGGGAGCTACCCTCGCATCTCTACAGAATCGCTCGTCGAGCCCGGCAGTTCGATCCCGACGTCATTTTCGGGAAAGGACCGTATGCAGCGGCTGCGGGTCTCTTCTCGCAGACGCCTGCGATCGCCGTGCTGGATTCGGAGCCTTCGCTCGACCACCGTATCGCTCGACCGTTCGTTCGGGCGATTCTCACGCCGAACGCCTTTCGGAAAGACCTCGGCGATAAACACTACCGGTTCGACGGCGTCACGGAATCCGCGTATCTTCACCCGGACATATTCGAACCCGATCCGTCAGTTCGCGACGCACTCGGTGTCGATCAGGACGAGCCGTACGTCATCGTCCGGTTTAACGCGTTTAACGGCCATCACGACGTCGGGAGAAAGGGCTTCTCGCTCGAGGAGCGTCGTCAACTCCTCTCGACGCTGTCGGAGTATGCCACCGTCTTCGTCTCCGACGAAGGCGGAAAGCTATCACTCGACGAAACGGCGGCACGGTCGTTCGATCTCCACCCCGCAAGAATGCACGACGCGCTGGCGGAGGCCAAGTTGCTGGTTGCGGATACGCAGACGATGGTAACGGAAGCCGCGTTACTTGGCACGCCCGCGATTCGGTCGAACTCGTTCGTCGGTGAGTCGGATATGGGGAACTTCCTGGAGCTCGAAGAACAGGGGCTCATCAAGAATCTGCGAACGTTCGACGAGGTGCTCGAACAATCCCAAACGCTCCTCGCGGACGATTCGACCGCTGAAACGTGGGAACAGCGTCGCAACGCGTACGTCGAGGATATGGATAACCTGACGGAACTGCTCTGTAACATCGCCGTCTCCTGCGGTGGAACACAGACGAAACCAGTCGCCGGTGCCGCCACGGAGGTGCGCTGA